The proteins below come from a single Magallana gigas chromosome 10, xbMagGiga1.1, whole genome shotgun sequence genomic window:
- the LOC117683845 gene encoding uncharacterized protein isoform X4, translating into MKYYFVLKKSSVNKIMAIRCIKIYVSAIQISCVLLNADFFVSSVCLEDIPLFIRSNKACEFRTVDFDIISNDSTKGCHIDCSILSTDPPSSHMDSVYKILTIEVNLLFVSNGFNLQTQCINRNPSLNIRIGCEGEFIHNRGIRERCDSDTQCENGTTNSFCNETSGFCQCKAGSLFLRESNTCSPGVLL; encoded by the exons ATGaagtattatttt gttttgaaaaaaagttctgTGAACAAGATAATGGCGATCCGctgtataaaaatat atGTTTCCGCCATCCAAATTTCCTGCGTTTTGCTAAATGCTGACTTTTTTGTGAG TTCCGTATGCCTTGAGGACATTCCGTTATTTATTAGAAGTAACAAAGCTTGTGAATTTAGAACGGTTGATTTTGACATCATATCTAATG ATAGCACTAAAGGATGTCACATTGATTGTTCAATACTTTCTACTGATCCACCGTCTTCTCATATGGATAGCgtatataaaatattgacaatagaagttaatttactttttgtttcaaatgGATTTAATTTGCAAACACAATGTATAAATAGAAACCCTTCTTTGAACATCAGAATCGGTTGCGAAGGAGAATTTATACACA aTCGTGGAATAAGAGAAAGATGTGACAGCGACACTCAGTGTGAAAATGGTACAACTAATTCCTTTTGTAATGAGACGAGCGGATTTTGTCAGTGTAAAGCAGGATCTCTGTTTTTGAGGGAATCAAATACCTGTTCTCCAG
- the LOC117683845 gene encoding uncharacterized protein isoform X3, whose translation MKYYFVLKKSSVNKIMAIRCIKIYVSAIQISCVLLNADFFVSSVCLEDIPLFIRSNKACEFRTVDFDIISNDSTKGCHIDCSILSTDPPSSHMDSVYKILTIEVNLLFVSNGFNLQTQCINRNPSLNIRIGCEGEFIHNRGIRERCDSDTQCENGTTNSFCNETSGFCQCKAGSLFLRESNTCSPDVTNRYKRKHLLR comes from the exons ATGaagtattatttt gttttgaaaaaaagttctgTGAACAAGATAATGGCGATCCGctgtataaaaatat atGTTTCCGCCATCCAAATTTCCTGCGTTTTGCTAAATGCTGACTTTTTTGTGAG TTCCGTATGCCTTGAGGACATTCCGTTATTTATTAGAAGTAACAAAGCTTGTGAATTTAGAACGGTTGATTTTGACATCATATCTAATG ATAGCACTAAAGGATGTCACATTGATTGTTCAATACTTTCTACTGATCCACCGTCTTCTCATATGGATAGCgtatataaaatattgacaatagaagttaatttactttttgtttcaaatgGATTTAATTTGCAAACACAATGTATAAATAGAAACCCTTCTTTGAACATCAGAATCGGTTGCGAAGGAGAATTTATACACA aTCGTGGAATAAGAGAAAGATGTGACAGCGACACTCAGTGTGAAAATGGTACAACTAATTCCTTTTGTAATGAGACGAGCGGATTTTGTCAGTGTAAAGCAGGATCTCTGTTTTTGAGGGAATCAAATACCTGTTCTCCAG